The following proteins come from a genomic window of Platichthys flesus chromosome 1, fPlaFle2.1, whole genome shotgun sequence:
- the usp47 gene encoding ubiquitin carboxyl-terminal hydrolase 47 isoform X5 yields the protein MEMVPSEGNQFVSKEIQNAAEEPRVLCIIQDTTCAKRVNERLTLNLPASTTLSTLYKDVAQKAGYVSGTLALVWGNTSDMEPLDHNSEMPLSDSGFEPDGKRNFLQLTDKDGEQPQIASDESGTADSSGLDDSSQERFIGPLPRDATAGCSGDYSSPSYSYSSILSKSETGYVGLVNQAMTCYLNSLLQTLFMTPEFRNALYNWEFEELEEDPVTSIPFQLQRLFVLLQTSKKRAIETTDVTRSFGWDSSEAWQQHDIQELCRVMFDALEQKWKQTEQADLINQLYQGKLKDYVRCLECGYESVRIDTYLDIPLVIRPFGVSQAYGSVEEALQAFVQPETLDGANQYFCERCKKKCDARKGLRFLHFPYLLTLQLKRFDFDYTTMHRIKLNDRMTFPEELDMSPFIDMEDEKSPQTESCTDSGAENEGSCHSDQMSNDFSTDDCVDEGICLDSTGSTERVLKPKSMLNFELFSVMVHSGSAAGGHYYACIKSFSDGQWYSYNDQHVSKITQDDIRKTHGGSSGNRGYYSSAFASSTNAYMLIYRLKDPSRNAKYLTVEDFPEHIKSLVQKEKESEEQEKRQREIERNTCKIKLFCMHPVKLMMESKLEVHKDKTLREATEMAYKMMELDGVAALDCCRLVKYDEFHEYLERSYEGEEDTLMGLLLGGVKSSYMFDLLLETRRPEQVFQPYKPGEVMVKVHVVDLKSETIASPISVRAYLNQTITEFKQLIAQAAGLSAEAMRVVLERCYNDLRLLYVPNKTLKAEGFFRSNKVFVESSESTDHQVAFTDSVLWKLLDRHGNTIRLVVLLPEQSPGTLANRTLCQKVGDDAEVPLDGSNGNRKSVEAILEESTEKLKSLSLQRQQQQQQGSSNSDSQKSSDTSDFEHIESPTQEADSNSSLCIAADNRELENRTRATAGSSGGASSDPCEERSDSEVNNDRSTSSVDSDILSSSHSSDTLCNADSGPLQLANGLDSHSITSSRRSKAHEGKKETWDTAEEDSGTDSEYDDNGKSKAGSRYLYFRVEPCSQDDPALDAQKCLVVHVDKRITLAAFKQNLEPYVGVTTTQFKVFRVYANNQEFESVRLNETLSSFSDDNKITIRLGRALKKGEYRVKVYQLLVNEAEPCKFLVDTVFAKGMTVRQSKEELLPQLKEHCKLDLSIDSVRLRKKTWKNPGTVFLDYHVYEEDISISSNWEVFMEVLNEPEKMKSMSQLAVLTRRWSPATMKLGPFQEVILESSSVEELKEKLSEMSAIPLENLDFAKGRGTFPCDISVLEIHQDLDWNPKVSTLNVWPLYICDDGAVVFYRDSTEEPMELSEDERNELMKKESSRLLKTGHRVSYSPRKEKALKIYLDGGPAKDPGQD from the exons ATGGAGATGGTGCCTAGCGAGGGGAACCAGTTCGTATCCAAAGAG ATACAAAATGCAGCTGAGGAGCCCAGAGTGTTGTGTATCATCCAGGACACCACCTGTGCAAAGAGAGTCAATGAAAGGCTGACCCTAAACCTGCCGGCTTCCACCACCCTTTCCACACTTTATAAAGATGTTGCCCAAAAAGCCGGATACGTCAGTGGCACATTAGCCCTTGTCTGGGGAAATACATCGGACATG GAACCTCTAGACCACAACAGTGAGATGCCCCTCTCAGATTCTGGGTTTGAGCCTGATGGTAAGAGGAATTTCCTCCAGCTTACAGACAAAGATGGAGAGCAGCCCCAGATTGCATCG gatgaGTCTGGAACAGCAGACAGCAGTGGACTGGATGATAGCTCACAGGAGCGGTTTATTGGGCCCCTACCAAGAGATGCCACTGCAGGCTGCAGTGGTGACTACAGCAGTCCATCTTATTCCTACTCATCCATCCTCAGCAAATCTGAGACGG GTTACGTGGGCTTGGTTAACCAAGCAATGACCTGCTATTTGAACAGTCTTCTACAAACACTGTTCATGACCCCTGAGTTCAGAAATGCTCTCTACAA CTGGGAGTTtgaggagttggaggaggaTCCAGTCACTAGTATCCCCTTCCAGCTGCAAAGGCTTTTTGTCCTGCTGCAGACGAGTAAGAAACGGGCAATTGAGACCACTGACGTGACCCGGAGCTTTGGTTGGGACAGCAGTGAGG cttgGCAGCAACATGACATCCAGGAGCTGTGCAGGGTCATGTTTGATGCCCTGGAACAAAAGTGGAAGCAGACAGAGCAG GCTGACCTGATCAACCAGCTCTACCAGGGGAAGCTAAAGGATTATGTCCGTTGTCTGGAGTGTGGCTATGAGAGCGTGAGGATTGATACTTACCTGGATATCCCTCTTGTGATCAGACCCTTCGGAGTCAGCCAGGCCTATGGCAGTGTG GAGGAGGCTTTGCAGGCATTCGTCCAACCAGAAACTCTGGATGGGGCCAACCAGTACTTCTGTGAACGCTgcaaaaagaaatgtgatgCCCGAAAG GGTCTAAGATTTCTTCACTTTCCCTACCTGCTGACTCTGCAGCTGAAACGGTTTGATTTTGACTACACCACTATGCATCGCATCAAGCTTAATGACCGCATGACCTTCCCTGAGGAGCTTGACATGAGTCCATTCATTGATATGGAAGACGAG AAGTCGCCTCAGACGGAGAGCTGCACTGACAGTGGAGCTGAGAATGAAGGCAGTTGCCACAGCGACCAGATGAGCAATGATTTTTCCACTGATGATTGTGTGGATGAGGGCATCTGCTTGGACAGCACTGGTAGCACAGAGAGGGTGCTGAAGCCAAAG AGTATGCTGAACTTTGAGCTGTTCTCCGTCATGGTCCATTCGGGGAGTGCTGCTGGTGGCCATTACTATGCCTGCATCAAATCCTTCAGTGATGGCCAGTGGTACAGTTACAACGATCAGCACGTTAGCAAG ATCACCCAGGATGATATCAGAAAGACACATGGGGGTTCCTCAGGAAACAGAGGCTATTATTCTAGTGCCTTTGCAAG CTCTACAAATGCATATATGCTGATTTATAGATTGAAAGATCCCTCAAGGAATGCAA AGTATTTAACTGTGGAAGACTTCCCAGAGCACATCAAGAGTTTGGTTCAGAAGGAGAAAGAGTCTGAAGAGcaggaaaagagacagagggagattgAGCGCAATACCTGCAAG ATCAAGCTGTTCTGTATGCATCCTGTTAAGCTGATGATGGAGAGCAAGCTGGAAGTTCACAAGGACAAAACGCTCAGGGAAGCAACAGAGATGGCCTACAAG ATGATGGAGCTGGACGGGGTCGCCGCTCTTGACTGTTGTCGCCTGGTCAAGTATGACGAGTTCCACGAGTACCTGGAGCGCTCTTATGAGGGTGAGGAGGACACACTGATGGGTCTCCTCTTGGGCGGTGTCAAGTCCTCGTACATGTTCGACTTGCTGCTGGAGACCCGCCGGCCTGAGCAAGTGTTCCAGCCTTACAAACCTGGAG AGGTGATGGTGAAGGTCCATGTTGTGGATCTGAAGAGTGAGACCATTGCCTCTCCAATCAGCGTTCGGGCGTACTTGAACCAGACAATCACTGAATTCAAGCAGCTTATTGCACAG GCTGCAGGGCTATCAGCAGAAGCCATGCGCGTGGTCCTTGAGCGCTGCTACAACGACCTCCGGCTCCTCTATGTTCCAAACAAGACCTTGAAAGCTGAGGGATTCTTCAGGAGTAACAAG gtTTTCGTAGAGAGCTCAGAGTCTACGGATCATCAGGTTGCTTTCACTGACTCAGTCCTGTGGAAACTGTTGGATCGTCACGGGAACACGATCCGACTCGTGGTCTTGTTGCCTGAGCAGTCACCTGGTACCTTGGCCAACAGAACTCTCTGCCAAAAAGTTGGAGATGACGCTGAAGTGCCCTTAGATGGGTCCAATGGTAACAGGAAGTCTGTCGAGGCGATACTGGAGGAGAGCACTGAAAAGTTAAAGAGTCTGTctctgcagaggcagcagcagcagcagcagggctccAGCAACAGCGACAGCCAGAAAAGCTCTGACACTAGTGACTTTGAACATATCGAGTCTCCGACTCAAGAGGCTGACTCAAACTCCTCGCTGTGCATCGCCGCAGACAACAGAGAGTTGGAGAACCGGACTAGGGCCACAGCTGGCAGCAGCGGGGGTGCCTCCTCTGACCCCTGTGAGGAACGCTCAGACTCTGAGGTGAACAATGACCGCAGCACCAGCTCAGTGGACAGCGACATCCTCAGCTCCAGCCACAGTAGTGACACACTTTGTAATGCAGACAGCGGGCCCTTACAGTTGGCCAATGGCCTGGACTCGCACAGCATCACGAGTAGCCGGCGCTCCAAAGCTCACGAGGGCAAAAAAGAGACGTGGGACACTGCTGAAGAAGACTCTGGGACTGATAGCGAGTACGACGACAACGGGAAGAGCAAGGCGGGGTCTCGATACCTGTACTTCAGAGTAGAACCTTGTTCTCAGGATGACCCCGCGTTGGATGCACAAAAAT GTTTAGTAGTTCACGTGGACAAGAGAATAACATTAGCAGCGTTTAAACAGAATCTGGAGCCCTACGTTGGCGTGACAACGACACAGTTCAAGGTGTTCCGGGTGTACGCCAACAACCAGGAGTTTGAGAGTGTGCGGCTAAACGAAACGCTGTCATCGTTCTCTGATGATAATAAG ATAACCATTCGACTGGGTAGAGCACTGAAAAAGGGTGAATACAGAGTAAAAGTGTATCAACTACTAGTAAATGAAGCAGAG CCCTGCAAGTTCCTTGTGGACACTGTTTTTGCCAAGGGCATGACTGTCAGACAGTCCAAGGAGGAGCTTCTCCCTCAGTTGAAAGAGCACTGCAAGCTGGACCTCAGCATTGACAG tgtTCGTCTCAGGAAAAAGACATGGAAGAATCCAGGAACAGTGTTTCTAGATTACCACGTCTATGAGGAGGACATCAGCATCTCCTCTAACTGGGAAGTTTTCATGGAAGTCCTTAATG AACCAGAGAAGATGAAGTCCATGTCGCAGCTCGCTGTTTTGACCAGGAGATGGAGCCCGGCCACGATGAAGTTGGGACCTTTTCAGGAAGTGATTCTTGAGAGCAGCAGCGTAGAAGAGCTGAAGGAGAAG CTCAGTGAAATGAGTGCGATCCCTCTTGAAAACCTGGATTTTGCAAAG GGTAGAGGAACGTTTCCGTGTGATATTTCTGTGTTGGAGATTCATCAGGATTTGGACTGGAACCCTAAGGTGTCCACTCTTAATGTGTGGCCTCTGTACATCTGTGATGACGGAGCTGTCGTCTTCTACAG GGATAGCACTGAGGAGCCGATGGAGCTGTCTGAGGACGAGCGCAACGAGTTGATGAAGAAGGAGAGCAGCCGTCTGCTGAAGACCGGTCACCGTGTCAGCTACTCGCCACGCAAGGAGAAAGCCCTCAAGATCTACCTAGATGGAGGCCCTGCCAAAGACCCGGGGCAGGACTGA
- the usp47 gene encoding ubiquitin carboxyl-terminal hydrolase 47 isoform X3, whose protein sequence is MEMVPSEGNQFVSKEIQNAAEEPRVLCIIQDTTCAKRVNERLTLNLPASTTLSTLYKDVAQKAGYVSGTLALVWGNTSDMEPLDHNSEMPLSDSGFEPDGKRNFLQLTDKDGEQPQIASDESGTADSSGLDDSSQERFIGPLPRDATAGCSGDYSSPSYSYSSILSKSETGYVGLVNQAMTCYLNSLLQTLFMTPEFRNALYNWEFEELEEDPVTSIPFQLQRLFVLLQTSKKRAIETTDVTRSFGWDSSEAWQQHDIQELCRVMFDALEQKWKQTEQADLINQLYQGKLKDYVRCLECGYESVRIDTYLDIPLVIRPFGVSQAYGSVEEALQAFVQPETLDGANQYFCERCKKKCDARKGLRFLHFPYLLTLQLKRFDFDYTTMHRIKLNDRMTFPEELDMSPFIDMEDEKSPQTESCTDSGAENEGSCHSDQMSNDFSTDDCVDEGICLDSTGSTERVLKPKSSSQSMLNFELFSVMVHSGSAAGGHYYACIKSFSDGQWYSYNDQHVSKITQDDIRKTHGGSSGNRGYYSSAFASSTNAYMLIYRLKDPSRNAKYLTVEDFPEHIKSLVQKEKESEEQEKRQREIERNTCKIKLFCMHPVKLMMESKLEVHKDKTLREATEMAYKMMELDGVAALDCCRLVKYDEFHEYLERSYEGEEDTLMGLLLGGVKSSYMFDLLLETRRPEQVFQPYKPGEVMVKVHVVDLKSETIASPISVRAYLNQTITEFKQLIAQAAGLSAEAMRVVLERCYNDLRLLYVPNKTLKAEGFFRSNKVFVESSESTDHQVAFTDSVLWKLLDRHGNTIRLVVLLPEQSPGTLANRTLCQKVGDDAEVPLDGSNGNRKSVEAILEESTEKLKSLSLQRQQQQQQGSSNSDSQKSSDTSDFEHIESPTQEADSNSSLCIAADNRELENRTRATAGSSGGASSDPCEERSDSEVNNDRSTSSVDSDILSSSHSSDTLCNADSGPLQLANGLDSHSITSSRRSKAHEGKKETWDTAEEDSGTDSEYDDNGKSKAGSRYLYFRVEPCSQDDPALDAQKCLVVHVDKRITLAAFKQNLEPYVGVTTTQFKVFRVYANNQEFESVRLNETLSSFSDDNKITIRLGRALKKGEYRVKVYQLLVNEAEPCKFLVDTVFAKGMTVRQSKEELLPQLKEHCKLDLSIDSVRLRKKTWKNPGTVFLDYHVYEEDISISSNWEVFMEVLNEPEKMKSMSQLAVLTRRWSPATMKLGPFQEVILESSSVEELKEKLSEMSAIPLENLDFAKGRGTFPCDISVLEIHQDLDWNPKVSTLNVWPLYICDDGAVVFYRDSTEEPMELSEDERNELMKKESSRLLKTGHRVSYSPRKEKALKIYLDGGPAKDPGQD, encoded by the exons ATGGAGATGGTGCCTAGCGAGGGGAACCAGTTCGTATCCAAAGAG ATACAAAATGCAGCTGAGGAGCCCAGAGTGTTGTGTATCATCCAGGACACCACCTGTGCAAAGAGAGTCAATGAAAGGCTGACCCTAAACCTGCCGGCTTCCACCACCCTTTCCACACTTTATAAAGATGTTGCCCAAAAAGCCGGATACGTCAGTGGCACATTAGCCCTTGTCTGGGGAAATACATCGGACATG GAACCTCTAGACCACAACAGTGAGATGCCCCTCTCAGATTCTGGGTTTGAGCCTGATGGTAAGAGGAATTTCCTCCAGCTTACAGACAAAGATGGAGAGCAGCCCCAGATTGCATCG gatgaGTCTGGAACAGCAGACAGCAGTGGACTGGATGATAGCTCACAGGAGCGGTTTATTGGGCCCCTACCAAGAGATGCCACTGCAGGCTGCAGTGGTGACTACAGCAGTCCATCTTATTCCTACTCATCCATCCTCAGCAAATCTGAGACGG GTTACGTGGGCTTGGTTAACCAAGCAATGACCTGCTATTTGAACAGTCTTCTACAAACACTGTTCATGACCCCTGAGTTCAGAAATGCTCTCTACAA CTGGGAGTTtgaggagttggaggaggaTCCAGTCACTAGTATCCCCTTCCAGCTGCAAAGGCTTTTTGTCCTGCTGCAGACGAGTAAGAAACGGGCAATTGAGACCACTGACGTGACCCGGAGCTTTGGTTGGGACAGCAGTGAGG cttgGCAGCAACATGACATCCAGGAGCTGTGCAGGGTCATGTTTGATGCCCTGGAACAAAAGTGGAAGCAGACAGAGCAG GCTGACCTGATCAACCAGCTCTACCAGGGGAAGCTAAAGGATTATGTCCGTTGTCTGGAGTGTGGCTATGAGAGCGTGAGGATTGATACTTACCTGGATATCCCTCTTGTGATCAGACCCTTCGGAGTCAGCCAGGCCTATGGCAGTGTG GAGGAGGCTTTGCAGGCATTCGTCCAACCAGAAACTCTGGATGGGGCCAACCAGTACTTCTGTGAACGCTgcaaaaagaaatgtgatgCCCGAAAG GGTCTAAGATTTCTTCACTTTCCCTACCTGCTGACTCTGCAGCTGAAACGGTTTGATTTTGACTACACCACTATGCATCGCATCAAGCTTAATGACCGCATGACCTTCCCTGAGGAGCTTGACATGAGTCCATTCATTGATATGGAAGACGAG AAGTCGCCTCAGACGGAGAGCTGCACTGACAGTGGAGCTGAGAATGAAGGCAGTTGCCACAGCGACCAGATGAGCAATGATTTTTCCACTGATGATTGTGTGGATGAGGGCATCTGCTTGGACAGCACTGGTAGCACAGAGAGGGTGCTGAAGCCAAAG TCTTCTTCTCAGAGTATGCTGAACTTTGAGCTGTTCTCCGTCATGGTCCATTCGGGGAGTGCTGCTGGTGGCCATTACTATGCCTGCATCAAATCCTTCAGTGATGGCCAGTGGTACAGTTACAACGATCAGCACGTTAGCAAG ATCACCCAGGATGATATCAGAAAGACACATGGGGGTTCCTCAGGAAACAGAGGCTATTATTCTAGTGCCTTTGCAAG CTCTACAAATGCATATATGCTGATTTATAGATTGAAAGATCCCTCAAGGAATGCAA AGTATTTAACTGTGGAAGACTTCCCAGAGCACATCAAGAGTTTGGTTCAGAAGGAGAAAGAGTCTGAAGAGcaggaaaagagacagagggagattgAGCGCAATACCTGCAAG ATCAAGCTGTTCTGTATGCATCCTGTTAAGCTGATGATGGAGAGCAAGCTGGAAGTTCACAAGGACAAAACGCTCAGGGAAGCAACAGAGATGGCCTACAAG ATGATGGAGCTGGACGGGGTCGCCGCTCTTGACTGTTGTCGCCTGGTCAAGTATGACGAGTTCCACGAGTACCTGGAGCGCTCTTATGAGGGTGAGGAGGACACACTGATGGGTCTCCTCTTGGGCGGTGTCAAGTCCTCGTACATGTTCGACTTGCTGCTGGAGACCCGCCGGCCTGAGCAAGTGTTCCAGCCTTACAAACCTGGAG AGGTGATGGTGAAGGTCCATGTTGTGGATCTGAAGAGTGAGACCATTGCCTCTCCAATCAGCGTTCGGGCGTACTTGAACCAGACAATCACTGAATTCAAGCAGCTTATTGCACAG GCTGCAGGGCTATCAGCAGAAGCCATGCGCGTGGTCCTTGAGCGCTGCTACAACGACCTCCGGCTCCTCTATGTTCCAAACAAGACCTTGAAAGCTGAGGGATTCTTCAGGAGTAACAAG gtTTTCGTAGAGAGCTCAGAGTCTACGGATCATCAGGTTGCTTTCACTGACTCAGTCCTGTGGAAACTGTTGGATCGTCACGGGAACACGATCCGACTCGTGGTCTTGTTGCCTGAGCAGTCACCTGGTACCTTGGCCAACAGAACTCTCTGCCAAAAAGTTGGAGATGACGCTGAAGTGCCCTTAGATGGGTCCAATGGTAACAGGAAGTCTGTCGAGGCGATACTGGAGGAGAGCACTGAAAAGTTAAAGAGTCTGTctctgcagaggcagcagcagcagcagcagggctccAGCAACAGCGACAGCCAGAAAAGCTCTGACACTAGTGACTTTGAACATATCGAGTCTCCGACTCAAGAGGCTGACTCAAACTCCTCGCTGTGCATCGCCGCAGACAACAGAGAGTTGGAGAACCGGACTAGGGCCACAGCTGGCAGCAGCGGGGGTGCCTCCTCTGACCCCTGTGAGGAACGCTCAGACTCTGAGGTGAACAATGACCGCAGCACCAGCTCAGTGGACAGCGACATCCTCAGCTCCAGCCACAGTAGTGACACACTTTGTAATGCAGACAGCGGGCCCTTACAGTTGGCCAATGGCCTGGACTCGCACAGCATCACGAGTAGCCGGCGCTCCAAAGCTCACGAGGGCAAAAAAGAGACGTGGGACACTGCTGAAGAAGACTCTGGGACTGATAGCGAGTACGACGACAACGGGAAGAGCAAGGCGGGGTCTCGATACCTGTACTTCAGAGTAGAACCTTGTTCTCAGGATGACCCCGCGTTGGATGCACAAAAAT GTTTAGTAGTTCACGTGGACAAGAGAATAACATTAGCAGCGTTTAAACAGAATCTGGAGCCCTACGTTGGCGTGACAACGACACAGTTCAAGGTGTTCCGGGTGTACGCCAACAACCAGGAGTTTGAGAGTGTGCGGCTAAACGAAACGCTGTCATCGTTCTCTGATGATAATAAG ATAACCATTCGACTGGGTAGAGCACTGAAAAAGGGTGAATACAGAGTAAAAGTGTATCAACTACTAGTAAATGAAGCAGAG CCCTGCAAGTTCCTTGTGGACACTGTTTTTGCCAAGGGCATGACTGTCAGACAGTCCAAGGAGGAGCTTCTCCCTCAGTTGAAAGAGCACTGCAAGCTGGACCTCAGCATTGACAG tgtTCGTCTCAGGAAAAAGACATGGAAGAATCCAGGAACAGTGTTTCTAGATTACCACGTCTATGAGGAGGACATCAGCATCTCCTCTAACTGGGAAGTTTTCATGGAAGTCCTTAATG AACCAGAGAAGATGAAGTCCATGTCGCAGCTCGCTGTTTTGACCAGGAGATGGAGCCCGGCCACGATGAAGTTGGGACCTTTTCAGGAAGTGATTCTTGAGAGCAGCAGCGTAGAAGAGCTGAAGGAGAAG CTCAGTGAAATGAGTGCGATCCCTCTTGAAAACCTGGATTTTGCAAAG GGTAGAGGAACGTTTCCGTGTGATATTTCTGTGTTGGAGATTCATCAGGATTTGGACTGGAACCCTAAGGTGTCCACTCTTAATGTGTGGCCTCTGTACATCTGTGATGACGGAGCTGTCGTCTTCTACAG GGATAGCACTGAGGAGCCGATGGAGCTGTCTGAGGACGAGCGCAACGAGTTGATGAAGAAGGAGAGCAGCCGTCTGCTGAAGACCGGTCACCGTGTCAGCTACTCGCCACGCAAGGAGAAAGCCCTCAAGATCTACCTAGATGGAGGCCCTGCCAAAGACCCGGGGCAGGACTGA